The genomic window CGAACTGCCGATGCAATACTCCTTCGACGGGGAAGTCTCCCGCACCGGTTCCGTCACAGAGGCCCGCGTGACGGTGGCTGTCCTGGGTGTCGTGGCCATTGGCCTGATCGTCTTGGCCCGCTTTCCACACACCTTCAACTACCTGGTCGCCATCACCGAAGACAACAAACTGCGACAATACCGCAACGCCGTGCAGATGATGCTCTGGCTGGCTGCGACCTTCGTCGGCGTGCAGATCATCATGGTCGGCGAATGGCTGCACGGCTGGCCGATCATTCTGGTGTTCGTTCCCCTCGCCGCGATCGGGGCGGCGGCCGTCTATTTTCTGTCCCGGATGTTCCGGCTCAAGTAGCGCTTACTGGCGCCTTCTTCCGCTGCTCTAACTGTTCAGTGACGTGCCGGGCGGCGAGCCAGGAAAAGACCATACCTTGCCCGATCGTGGCGCCCGGGCCGGGATAGAACTTGCCGAAGACGTTGGCCGAGACGTTTCCGCTGGCATACAGGCCTTCGATCGGGGCGCCGTCCTCTCCTAGGACACGGGCGTGCTCGTCGGCGTCCACCCCGCCACAAGTGCCGAGGTCTCCCGGCACGACCTGTACCGCATAGAAGGGGCCCTTGCGTAGCGGCCGCAGGTTCGGGTTGGGCGTGTTCGTCGGGTCCCCGTAGTAGCGGTCGTAGTGGGATTGGCCGCGCCCGAAGTCGTCGTCGTTTCCTTGCGACGCCAACAAGTTGAAGCGCTCCACGCCTGCGGGCAGACCCGTCACCCCGATGGCGTCGGCCAGTTCCTCGATGCTCGCGGCCTTGTGGGCGACGCCGCCGTCGTACCAGCTCTTGGGGAGCGGCATGCCCGGCATCACTCCCCCGCCGAAGACATAGCTGTTGCGGTACTGCCGGTCGAAGATCAACCACGCAGGCAGGTGCGGGGCTTGTCCGTCATCTTGGCCCAGTATGATCTTTCCGGCGGTCATGTAGTCCGCCGACTCATTGAAGAAACGATTGCCGGTGGCGTCGACGATCATCGAGCCAGGCAAGGAACGCTCGGCCAAGAGCACGGAGGGCCCCGCGCCCTCCTCGGCGGGCGGGATTGCCGGGAACCACCATGCCTGATCCAGCAGAGAAGTCGCGGCGCCGACCTGCTGCGCTATGTTCAGGACATCGCCTGTGTTGGCGGGGTTGCCGAACGCCCACCCTTTCCGCAAGGCGGTGGACTGGTACTTGTGCCGCAGCTGCAGGTTGTGGTCAAAACCGCCGGCGGCCAGCAGCACCCCGCCAGCCGTGTTGACCCGTACCGCTTCCCCGTTTCTGTCCACGACGACGCCGGTGATGCGGCCGTCGTCGACGATCAGGTCGGACAGGGGGCTGTCTGTCCACATCTCCACGCCTGCTTTGCGTGCTCCGGCGACGAGTCCCGCAGCCAGGGCGGTCCCTCCTGCAACCATGTTCTTGCCCAGCATCTTCCCGCCGACGCCCTGGGCGACGCGTTTGACGATCTGCGGCATTGCCTGGGCAGGCAGGCTACGCATGAGGTTCATCGAGCGGTAGTCGCTACCGGTGATGGGCATAGGGACGGGCGCCTGCATCGCGCTGCGGCGCACCATGGCGGCGTCTTCGCCCAGTGAGTTGAGATCGAAGGGCCGAGGTTCAATGGAGCGGCCCGTCGCGGAGCCGCCGACCACGTCAGAAAAATAGTCGGCGTAGTTGCGCATGTGCAGAAACTGCAGGGGCGTCGCTGTACTGAGCTCTTCGGCGACGGTGGCTGCGTGCTTGATGTATGTGGTCCGCAGTTCACGGGGCGCGGTGTCGCCGACCACGGCATCGAGATAGGCTTCGGCTCTTTCTGGGGCGTCGGCCGCCCCTCCCTTGGCGGCGACGTCGTTGCCCGGAAGCCACATGCCGCCGCCGGACAGTGCCGTGGATCCGCCCAGATAGGAACTCTTTTCTACCACGAGGACCTTCAGTCCCGCCCGTGCCGCGGTGATGGCCCCGAATAGGCCGGAGCCGGCGCCCACGACAACCAGGTCATAAGCCTTGCCCGCATTTTCAGTGCCAGACACTATAGCCTCCCGCTCATTGTGATGTGATTCACTTAAATGTAGCAGCGGGGGGCGCCGATTTTAGGGCTTTCGTACAAGTATGACTTTCCGCTCACCGGCGCCCGTGCAAACGGTCCAGCTCGCGGCGTTCCTTCTTCGTCGGCCGCCCGGCACCGCGGTCGCGCACCGGCATGGACGCCAGCACTTCCTTCGGCGGAGGCGGCGGCGAGTGATCCGCGTAGCAGCGCCGCGCGACGGGCGCGCCGACGCGCTTGCGCACGGTGGCCAGCACCTCGAGCGTCATTTCGCGGTGGTCTTTCCAGATGCGTACGGTGTCGCCGGGCACGACCTGCGTGGCCGGCTTCACCGACGCACCGTTGAGTTTGACGTGCCCGGCGCGCACGGCGTCGGCGGCGGCGCCGCGGGTCTTGAAGAGGCGGACCGCCCACACCCACACGTCGATGCGCACAGGGGTTCCGTCCGGCTGGGTCATCCCGTGCTCCTAGTCCTTGCCGTTGAGGGTCTTGCGCACCTTGTTGGCGTTGATCAGGCCGCCGACGACGGCGATGATGAAGCCGAGGACGAGCCAGGTGGATCCGAACCCGGAGATGAGGAACATGCCCAGGCCGCCGACGAGGCCGCCGCCGACCCACAGGGCGGTGTTGCGGGTGTATTTGCGCACGTCGGATTTGCGCTTCTCGATGGGGTTGCTGGGGCGGGGCTGCATTGTCATGGGGTCAATCCTACTTAGTCTCCGGCGGTTTCCACCCAGGCGGTTCCGGCTTCACGGGTGGAGGTCTGTCCTTGTGTCAACGTCGCGAGGAGGTCATTTAGTTCCTCCGCCCCGCCGGGGTCGACGGCGAGGGTGTAGGTGGCGTGGGCTCCATAGGACACGTCGACCACCTCGACTCCCCGGGCGCGCAGCTCGGCTTCGATCCGGCCGGCGTCGGCGTGGGGGAAGTCGGCCTGGCGGAGCTCTTTTTGGGAGCGGGTGACCTGTTCGACCAGCGGGAGGGCGTCACCGACGGAGTTGGAGTAGGCGTGCACCAGTCCCCCGCCGCCGAGTTTGACGCCGCCGAAGTAGCGGGTGACCACGGCGGCGATATCGAGCATCCCGGAGCCTTTGAGCTGTTCGAGCATGGGCTTGCCGGCGGTGCCGGAGGGCTCCCCGTCGTCGGAGGAGCGTTCCACGGGGTTAGAGCCCTCGACGTGGTGGAGGTAGGCGCTGCAGTTGTGGGTGGCGTCCGGGTAGCGGGCCTTGATTTCCTGGATGAAGTCGCGGGCCTCATCCGAGTCGCGGACGCGGCGGATGTGGGTGATGAAGCGGGAGCGTTTGATCTCCCATTCGTACTCGGTGGTGACGTCGGCGCGGGGCAGGCGGTAGGAGGATTGCATGTCGCCTTTGAGCCTACCCGTGCAGGGCGGGGGAAAAATCCATAGCCTGGAGGGCATGGACACAGCGACTTACCCGGGATCCGACTTCTTCGCCGTTTGGGCGCCTGCCCCTGAGGAGGTTCGTCTGCGCGTCGGCGTGGAGGACTCCGCGGTGTATCCGATGGCCAAGCGCGCCGGTGACTGGTGGGTGTGCTCGGAGCCGGGGGTCACGAAAGAACCCGGCCTGCGGTATGGCTTCGAGCTGCTCATCGACGGCGAGTGGTCCCCCACGTTCCCCGATCCGCGCACCCGCGCCCAGCCCGACGGCATTCACGGGCTTTCCGAGGTGGTGACCGAGGACTTCGCCTGGACCGACGAGGCCTGGACCGGGCGGACGTTGGAGTCGATGGTGATCTACGAGCTGCACGTGGGCACCTTCACCCCGGAGGGGACCTTCGACGCGGTCATCGACAAGCTCGACCATCTGAGTGATCTGGGTGTCACCGCCCTCGAGCTGATGCCGGTCAATCCCTTCGGCGGGGAGCGCAACTGGGGCTACGACGGGGTGGATTGGCTCGCCGTCCAGCACTCCTACGGTGGGCCGGAGGGACTGAAGCGACTGGTCGACGCGTGCCACAACCGCGGGATCGCCGTCATCTTGGACGTGGTGTACAACCACTTCGGCCCCGACGGAAACTACAACGGCCTCTACGGGCCCTATACTGCCGGCGGCTCCACCGGCTGGGGCGAGACGGTGAACCTGTCCAACCACCAGTCGGATGAAGTGCGCGCCTACGTGCTCGACTCCGTGCGCCAATGGCTGGGCGAATTCCACATCGACGGGCTGCGCTTGGATGCGGTGCACTCTTACGACGACCGCGGCGCCTACTCGATCATGGAACAGATGCGGGCGGTCGCAGACGATGTCCAGGGCCGCACCGGCATCCCGAAGACGCTCATCGCGGAATCCGACCTGAACGACCCACGCCTACTCACCGACCGCGCCGGCGGTGGCTACGGCCTGGACGGCCAGTGGGTCGACGACATCCACCACGCGTTGCACACGCTGGTGTCCGGGGAAGACCACGCCTACTACGAAGACTTCGGTTCCCTGGAGGTGCTGCTCAAGGCCCTGCGGGAGGGCTGGTTTTTCACCGGCACCTATTCCTCTTATCGGGGACGCACCCACGGGCGGGAGATCAACAAGGAGCACGTGCCCGCCTGGAAGCTGGTCACCTACACCACCACGCACGATCAGACCGGCAACCGGGCGGCGGGCGATCGCCCGTCGATGAACCTGAGCCCGGAGCAGCAGGTGCTCAAAGCGGCGGTGATCTACTGCTCGCCCTTTACCCCGATGCTGTTCATGGGCGAGGAGTTCGGCGCGACGACGCCTTTCCCCTTCTTCTGCTCGCACACTGACGAGCACCTCAATGAGGCGACCCGGGAGGGGCGTCGCCGCGAGTTCGCCCACTCCGGGTGGGATGACCACGAGGTGCCGGACCCGGCGTCGGAGGCGACGTATTCCTCCGCGAAGCTAGATTGGAACTTCGACGCCGACCAACAACGCATCCTGGAGGGCTACACCACCCTGCTGCGGTTGCGCCGGGAGCTGCAGCTGGCGCGCCCGGACCTGCGCGAGCTGACGGTCGACGGCGGGGGCGACGAAATGGCGCCCTGGTTGGCGATGGGCAACGACGAGCACCTGCTGCTGGCAAACCTCTCCGGACGCACCGCACACGTGCCCTACGGCGGACAGCTGGTGTATTCCTTCACCGACCCGCAGGTCGGCGACGAGGCCACCGAATTGGCGCCGTGGGAGTTCGCGCTGGTCAAACGTTCCTAGCTAGTTGCTCACCAGGTACTCGTACTCCGGGGTGTCTGGCTCGAGCTGGCGGCAGTCGATCCGGGACTCGTTCATCCGGGCGAGCAGCCCACTGAGATCGCTGGCGCTGCCCAGCTCGATGCCGACGAGCGCGGCGCCGGTCTCTCGATTGTTGCGCTTGAGGTATTCAAACAGGGTGATGTCGTCCTCGGGGCCGAGGATGTCGTTGAGGAAGTGCCGCAGCTGGCCGGGCTCCTGAGGGAAGTTCACCAGGAAATAGTGCTTGAGCCCGCGGTGGACCAGGGAGCGCTCCATGATCTCCGCGTAGCGCAGCACGTCGTTGTTGCCGCCGGAGATGATCGCCACGACCACGTCGCCTTCTTCGAGGTTGACCTCACGCAGTCCCGCGACGGACAGGGCGCCGGCGGGCTCGGCGATGATGCCTTCCGACTGGTAGAGGTCCAGCATGTCGGTGCAGACCGCGCCTTCGTCGACGTCGACCAGATGCAGGCGCCCGAGGTTGCTCTCCACGATCTGGTAGGTGGCCTGGCCGGTCTTGCCCACCGAGGCGCCGTCGACGAAGGTGTCCACCTGTTCCAAGGCGATTGGGCCACGGTTGTCCAGCGCCGCGGCCAGCGACTTCGCTCCGGCCGGTTCGACGCCGATGACCGCGGTGCGCGGCGTCATGTCGGCGAAGTAACTGAGCACCCCGGACAACAGGCCGCCGCCGCCGACGGGCACGAAGATGGCGTCGAGGTTCTTGCCCAGCGTCGTGAGCTGGGAAAGGATCTCCGCGGCGACGGTGCCCTGCCCGATGACGGTGTCCCGGGCGTCGAAAGGCTCGATGACGGTGGCGCCGGTGGCCTCCGCCTCGGCGCGGGCGGCCGCGGAGGCTTCGTCGAAGGTCGCGCCGGTGAGGATGACCTCGACCATGTCACCGCCATGGACGGCGATGCGGTCGCGTTTTTGCTTCGGGGTCTTGTTCGGCACGAAGATCTTGCCGCGGATGCCCATGGTGCGGCAGGCGTAGGCGACGCCCTGGGCGTGGTTGCCGGCGGAGGCGGCCACTACGCCGGCGGCCCGCTCCTGCTCGTTCAAGTTGGAGATCGCGTAGTAGGCGCCGCGGATCTTGTACGAGCGCACGTCCTGCAGGTCCTCGCGCTTGAGGTAGACCTCGTAGCCCGTCTCGTCGCTTAACCGCGGACAGTACTGCAACGGGGTCGGCGCAATCACCGTGGAAATTCGCGCCTGGGCGGCCTGAATGTCGGAGGCGTGCACGGGCTCGAATTCCTGGGACTGCGTCGTGGTCGTCATGCCCGTAGAGTCTAGTCTCCCCCTCCTGCCCCGCCGTCAAGCCAGGCCCACTTTCCGCGGGCGGTGGCCTTGCTTCATTCATTGTTCACGGGGCGGCCACCTGTCACTGGCCGGGATTTTCCCCTCCCCTCACCTTGCCCGGCTATTGATGAGGGGACTTACAGAATTCCCCGGCGCCTGGCACCGGGAAGCCATGCCTTTCACAGAGTTGGAGACTGAAATCTTGTCTGTCCGCCGTTCCGCCGTGGCCTTGTGCGCCGCCGCGGCCACCAGCCTGACGCTCGCGGCCCCGGCCGCCGCCCTCATCGTCGAGGAACCGATCCTTGACGCCGTCGACGCCGACGCCTTT from Corynebacterium maris DSM 45190 includes these protein-coding regions:
- a CDS encoding FAD-binding protein, with product MSGTENAGKAYDLVVVGAGSGLFGAITAARAGLKVLVVEKSSYLGGSTALSGGGMWLPGNDVAAKGGAADAPERAEAYLDAVVGDTAPRELRTTYIKHAATVAEELSTATPLQFLHMRNYADYFSDVVGGSATGRSIEPRPFDLNSLGEDAAMVRRSAMQAPVPMPITGSDYRSMNLMRSLPAQAMPQIVKRVAQGVGGKMLGKNMVAGGTALAAGLVAGARKAGVEMWTDSPLSDLIVDDGRITGVVVDRNGEAVRVNTAGGVLLAAGGFDHNLQLRHKYQSTALRKGWAFGNPANTGDVLNIAQQVGAATSLLDQAWWFPAIPPAEEGAGPSVLLAERSLPGSMIVDATGNRFFNESADYMTAGKIILGQDDGQAPHLPAWLIFDRQYRNSYVFGGGVMPGMPLPKSWYDGGVAHKAASIEELADAIGVTGLPAGVERFNLLASQGNDDDFGRGQSHYDRYYGDPTNTPNPNLRPLRKGPFYAVQVVPGDLGTCGGVDADEHARVLGEDGAPIEGLYASGNVSANVFGKFYPGPGATIGQGMVFSWLAARHVTEQLEQRKKAPVSAT
- a CDS encoding RNA-binding S4 domain-containing protein, yielding MTQPDGTPVRIDVWVWAVRLFKTRGAAADAVRAGHVKLNGASVKPATQVVPGDTVRIWKDHREMTLEVLATVRKRVGAPVARRCYADHSPPPPPKEVLASMPVRDRGAGRPTKKERRELDRLHGRR
- the ilvA gene encoding threonine ammonia-lyase IlvA — protein: MTTTTQSQEFEPVHASDIQAAQARISTVIAPTPLQYCPRLSDETGYEVYLKREDLQDVRSYKIRGAYYAISNLNEQERAAGVVAASAGNHAQGVAYACRTMGIRGKIFVPNKTPKQKRDRIAVHGGDMVEVILTGATFDEASAAARAEAEATGATVIEPFDARDTVIGQGTVAAEILSQLTTLGKNLDAIFVPVGGGGLLSGVLSYFADMTPRTAVIGVEPAGAKSLAAALDNRGPIALEQVDTFVDGASVGKTGQATYQIVESNLGRLHLVDVDEGAVCTDMLDLYQSEGIIAEPAGALSVAGLREVNLEEGDVVVAIISGGNNDVLRYAEIMERSLVHRGLKHYFLVNFPQEPGQLRHFLNDILGPEDDITLFEYLKRNNRETGAALVGIELGSASDLSGLLARMNESRIDCRQLEPDTPEYEYLVSN
- a CDS encoding YigZ family protein → MQSSYRLPRADVTTEYEWEIKRSRFITHIRRVRDSDEARDFIQEIKARYPDATHNCSAYLHHVEGSNPVERSSDDGEPSGTAGKPMLEQLKGSGMLDIAAVVTRYFGGVKLGGGGLVHAYSNSVGDALPLVEQVTRSQKELRQADFPHADAGRIEAELRARGVEVVDVSYGAHATYTLAVDPGGAEELNDLLATLTQGQTSTREAGTAWVETAGD
- the treZ gene encoding malto-oligosyltrehalose trehalohydrolase, with the protein product MDTATYPGSDFFAVWAPAPEEVRLRVGVEDSAVYPMAKRAGDWWVCSEPGVTKEPGLRYGFELLIDGEWSPTFPDPRTRAQPDGIHGLSEVVTEDFAWTDEAWTGRTLESMVIYELHVGTFTPEGTFDAVIDKLDHLSDLGVTALELMPVNPFGGERNWGYDGVDWLAVQHSYGGPEGLKRLVDACHNRGIAVILDVVYNHFGPDGNYNGLYGPYTAGGSTGWGETVNLSNHQSDEVRAYVLDSVRQWLGEFHIDGLRLDAVHSYDDRGAYSIMEQMRAVADDVQGRTGIPKTLIAESDLNDPRLLTDRAGGGYGLDGQWVDDIHHALHTLVSGEDHAYYEDFGSLEVLLKALREGWFFTGTYSSYRGRTHGREINKEHVPAWKLVTYTTTHDQTGNRAAGDRPSMNLSPEQQVLKAAVIYCSPFTPMLFMGEEFGATTPFPFFCSHTDEHLNEATREGRRREFAHSGWDDHEVPDPASEATYSSAKLDWNFDADQQRILEGYTTLLRLRRELQLARPDLRELTVDGGGDEMAPWLAMGNDEHLLLANLSGRTAHVPYGGQLVYSFTDPQVGDEATELAPWEFALVKRS